In one Streptomyces sp. NBC_01288 genomic region, the following are encoded:
- a CDS encoding ATP-binding protein has translation MSIRGFADRWPFRRKLNLLVGVPLAVVAVLLAYLISDEVGQSTDASDAAQLVRDSGQVARLVNLVEAEHQQAILLSVRFEATNDGGTPSQSAYREAQLAVDKQVEKVRDTFGDRLPASEAQALKEINGLETLRDTVEQSYLPADNIDPAYTSASDGLIDGLDLEHNTNLATTFTGNLLDSVLRADAAHSSFETSVFSATTGDSNALIEFNNAVGAYDLYTYQAARFARFATEDQADQLSGIEHTPAQREIAEAYAELQIDPSGLQAGTPGAVRKAFADAMSDYPSYPQQAASRLKITTSLIDQIATRADSASSSASWRAGLLLNLALFGFALWLVFVVIVRRSVVRPVQALTVAAKQVADVAGRELARVADDDAEDDGPPLLRDMPVTAKDEIGDLAEAFNHVQTTAAALLARQVVSRRNVAEMFGNVGRRVSNLTTRQLALIDAVERGETDPALLERLYSIDHIAVRLRRNADSLMLLAGIRETVLDGGPTELTNVVRAALGQIEGFQRVGLRADTEIMVEPDIIGDLTLMVAELLENAVSFSPAGSPVEVVVRTDGDDALIVVADHGLGMSAERIAEENARLIRRERLDLVPTKVLGLFVVGTLARRWDIDVTLARTPGGGVTSEITIPATLLLRMSALASGGSAGGFAGLESGSGSGSGSGKALASAGFVPDQRPAPSWATADSGAARTTDSGLSATTSGYGSSGHGTDSVRPTPAVGAPAGRDSGYADSGPRPSIAAEPVREQAWADDQPAPLPRRVSRYETAPAAAVAESAAVTTHHAPADESATAPDDAAGGSRPLRRRVRGATLRTGADDVAQQAARQAPRPADADAVRSALEEFEAAVEQAHRDSDTLTGLRPPDANHPHDQNHLPKGAEQ, from the coding sequence GTGTCCATACGGGGCTTCGCAGACCGTTGGCCCTTCAGGCGCAAGCTCAATCTGCTCGTCGGCGTACCGCTCGCGGTGGTCGCGGTGCTGCTGGCGTATCTCATCTCGGATGAGGTCGGGCAGTCGACGGACGCGAGCGACGCGGCGCAACTGGTGCGGGACAGCGGGCAGGTCGCCAGGCTGGTGAACCTCGTGGAGGCGGAGCACCAGCAGGCCATCCTGCTCTCCGTCCGCTTCGAGGCCACCAATGACGGCGGCACTCCCTCGCAGAGCGCCTACCGCGAGGCCCAACTGGCCGTGGACAAGCAGGTCGAGAAGGTGCGCGACACCTTCGGCGACCGGCTGCCGGCCAGCGAGGCCCAGGCGTTGAAGGAGATCAACGGCCTGGAGACGCTGCGCGACACCGTCGAGCAGAGCTACCTGCCCGCCGACAACATCGACCCGGCGTACACCAGCGCCTCCGACGGTCTGATCGACGGGCTCGACCTCGAACACAACACGAACCTCGCCACCACCTTCACCGGCAACCTGCTGGACTCCGTGCTGCGGGCGGACGCCGCCCACAGCTCGTTCGAGACCAGCGTGTTCTCCGCGACGACCGGCGACAGCAACGCGCTCATCGAGTTCAACAACGCGGTCGGCGCCTACGACCTCTACACCTACCAGGCCGCCAGGTTCGCCCGGTTCGCCACCGAGGACCAGGCCGACCAGCTCTCCGGCATCGAGCACACCCCGGCGCAGCGGGAGATCGCCGAGGCCTACGCCGAGCTTCAGATCGACCCGAGCGGGCTCCAGGCCGGGACGCCCGGCGCCGTCCGCAAGGCCTTCGCGGACGCCATGAGCGACTACCCCTCGTACCCGCAGCAGGCCGCGAGTCGGCTGAAGATCACCACCTCGCTCATCGACCAGATCGCCACCCGCGCCGACAGCGCGTCCAGCTCCGCCTCCTGGCGCGCCGGACTGCTGCTGAACCTCGCGCTGTTCGGCTTCGCGCTGTGGCTCGTCTTCGTGGTGATCGTGCGCCGCTCGGTGGTCCGCCCCGTGCAGGCCCTCACCGTCGCCGCGAAGCAGGTCGCCGACGTCGCGGGCCGCGAACTCGCCCGCGTCGCCGACGACGACGCCGAGGACGACGGGCCGCCACTCCTGCGCGACATGCCGGTCACCGCGAAGGACGAGATCGGTGACCTCGCCGAGGCCTTCAACCATGTGCAGACCACGGCCGCCGCGCTGCTGGCCCGCCAGGTGGTCAGCCGCCGCAACGTCGCCGAGATGTTCGGCAACGTCGGCCGCCGCGTCAGCAACCTGACGACCCGTCAACTCGCGCTGATCGACGCGGTGGAGCGCGGCGAGACCGACCCGGCACTGCTGGAGCGGCTCTACTCCATCGACCACATCGCCGTCCGCCTGCGCCGCAACGCGGACAGCCTGATGCTGCTGGCCGGCATCCGCGAGACGGTGCTGGACGGCGGACCCACCGAGCTCACCAACGTCGTACGGGCCGCGCTCGGCCAGATCGAGGGCTTCCAGCGGGTGGGTCTGCGGGCCGACACCGAGATCATGGTGGAGCCCGACATCATCGGCGACCTCACGCTGATGGTGGCCGAACTCCTGGAGAACGCGGTCTCGTTCTCGCCCGCGGGCAGCCCCGTCGAGGTGGTCGTACGGACCGACGGCGACGACGCGCTGATCGTGGTCGCCGACCACGGACTCGGGATGAGCGCCGAGCGCATCGCCGAGGAGAACGCCCGGCTGATCCGCCGCGAGCGCCTCGACCTGGTGCCGACGAAGGTGCTGGGCCTGTTCGTGGTCGGTACGCTCGCCCGCCGCTGGGACATCGACGTCACGCTGGCCCGCACGCCGGGCGGCGGTGTGACGTCCGAGATCACCATCCCGGCGACGCTGCTGCTCCGCATGAGCGCGCTGGCCTCCGGCGGTTCGGCGGGAGGGTTCGCGGGGTTGGAATCGGGCTCGGGATCAGGGTCGGGGTCGGGCAAGGCACTCGCGTCCGCGGGCTTCGTACCGGACCAGCGTCCGGCTCCTTCCTGGGCCACCGCGGACTCCGGTGCCGCCCGGACCACCGACTCCGGCCTGTCGGCCACGACTTCGGGCTACGGCTCCTCCGGCCACGGCACCGACTCCGTACGGCCGACGCCCGCCGTCGGGGCTCCCGCCGGACGCGACTCCGGGTACGCCGACTCCGGTCCCCGGCCCTCCATCGCCGCCGAACCCGTGCGGGAGCAGGCCTGGGCCGACGATCAGCCCGCCCCGCTGCCGCGCCGGGTCTCCCGGTACGAGACGGCGCCGGCAGCCGCCGTAGCGGAGTCCGCCGCCGTCACCACCCACCACGCCCCGGCGGACGAGTCCGCCACCGCCCCGGACGACGCCGCCGGAGGCTCCCGGCCGCTGCGGCGGCGGGTCCGGGGTGCCACCCTTCGTACGGGCGCCGACGACGTCGCCCAGCAAGCCGCCCGGCAGGCCCCCCGGCCCGCCGACGCGGACGCCGTCCGCTCGGCCCTCGAAGAGTTCGAGGCCGCCGTGGAGCAAGCGCATCGCGACAGCGACACCCTCACGGGCCTGCGCCCCCCGGACGCGAACCACCCGCACGACCAGAACCACCTCCCGAAAGGAGCGGAGCAGTGA
- a CDS encoding ROK family protein: MSDSPQVIVGVDIGGTTTQVVLCTAELDVLDRTEVPTPASEGGTAMLDAALSALRLLLDRTPARLLGVGVGAAGLVDVRAGRILVASDSFRDWAGFEVTATVQQALGVPAFLDNDVNAFLRGEVAKGAVAGAENVLGMTLGTGVGGALWLNGALYDGPRGAAGEIGHVPGFGELPCTCGGRGHLETLASGRSIAARYGERTGRALTAREVAEAARAGDPDARAVYTAVGRGVARALLITAGLLDVTTCVIGGGVSRSWDLVESAVQETLAVEPPVSGHPVRVLPARLGGDAVAVGAAARARAELLIHTGGS, translated from the coding sequence GTGAGCGACTCCCCCCAGGTGATCGTCGGCGTCGACATCGGCGGGACGACCACCCAGGTCGTGCTGTGCACGGCCGAACTCGACGTCCTGGACCGGACGGAGGTACCGACCCCGGCGAGTGAGGGCGGGACGGCCATGCTCGACGCCGCACTCTCCGCGCTACGGCTGCTGCTGGACCGTACGCCCGCCCGGTTGCTCGGGGTCGGGGTCGGTGCGGCCGGGCTCGTGGATGTGCGGGCCGGGCGGATCCTCGTGGCGAGCGACTCCTTTCGCGACTGGGCCGGGTTCGAGGTGACGGCCACCGTCCAACAGGCCCTGGGCGTACCGGCGTTCCTTGACAACGACGTGAACGCGTTTCTGCGCGGGGAGGTCGCGAAGGGTGCGGTCGCCGGTGCGGAGAACGTGCTCGGGATGACGCTCGGCACCGGGGTGGGCGGCGCGCTGTGGCTGAATGGCGCCCTGTACGACGGGCCGCGCGGGGCGGCGGGCGAGATCGGCCATGTGCCCGGGTTCGGTGAACTGCCGTGCACGTGCGGGGGAAGAGGGCATCTGGAGACGCTGGCGTCGGGGCGGTCGATCGCGGCGCGGTACGGGGAGCGGACGGGGCGTGCGCTCACGGCCCGTGAGGTCGCCGAGGCGGCCCGGGCGGGCGATCCGGACGCGCGGGCCGTGTACACGGCGGTGGGGCGCGGTGTCGCCCGTGCGCTGCTGATCACGGCGGGGCTGCTGGATGTCACGACGTGTGTGATCGGCGGGGGTGTCAGCCGGTCGTGGGATCTGGTCGAGTCCGCCGTGCAGGAGACGTTGGCTGTGGAGCCGCCGGTGAGCGGGCACCCGGTGCGGGTGCTGCCGGCGCGGCTGGGCGGGGACGCGGTGGCGGTCGGGGCGGCGGCCCGGGCGCGGGCGGAACTCCTGATCCACACAGGGGGCTCGTAG
- a CDS encoding ABC transporter permease yields MNVLHYINLFFSDSTHWHGYDGIPTRLVEHVRYSLIALAIAAAIGLPIGLLTGHTGRGGNTLSLIATAARALPSFGLLVLMFVLIGFGLVPVMIPLVVLAVPPILVTTYEAMRSVDPSPVDAARGMGMNETSVLFQVELPVALPLILSGLRSAAIQIVSTATIAAYVSLGGLGRYIIDGLYQRNYEKVVGGATLVAGMALVTLGLFWGIARLAVSPGVRRSN; encoded by the coding sequence GTGAACGTACTCCACTACATCAACCTGTTCTTCAGCGACAGCACTCACTGGCACGGCTACGACGGCATCCCCACCCGTCTCGTCGAGCACGTCCGGTACTCGCTGATCGCGCTCGCCATCGCCGCCGCCATCGGCCTCCCGATCGGTCTGCTGACGGGTCACACCGGACGCGGCGGCAACACCCTCTCGCTCATCGCCACCGCCGCCCGCGCCCTGCCCAGCTTCGGCCTGCTGGTGCTGATGTTCGTGCTGATCGGCTTCGGCCTGGTCCCGGTGATGATCCCGCTGGTCGTCCTCGCCGTACCGCCGATCCTGGTCACCACCTACGAGGCGATGCGCTCCGTCGACCCCTCCCCGGTCGACGCGGCCCGCGGCATGGGCATGAACGAGACGAGCGTCCTGTTCCAGGTGGAACTCCCGGTTGCCCTCCCGCTGATCCTCAGCGGCCTGCGCTCGGCCGCCATCCAGATCGTCTCCACGGCCACCATCGCGGCCTACGTCAGCCTCGGCGGCCTCGGCCGCTACATCATCGACGGCCTTTACCAGAGGAACTACGAGAAGGTCGTCGGCGGCGCGACCCTCGTCGCAGGGATGGCACTGGTGACGCTCGGACTCTTCTGGGGCATCGCACGGCTCGCGGTGTCACCGGGGGTTCGTAGGAGCAACTGA
- a CDS encoding ABC transporter permease: MNDWFRIPSDLQNSYLGLIGLHLREAVIPVLVGLVVALPIAQLCVRLRWLYPPVLWVTTVLYAIPSLAFFVVLIDYTGQTETTVMIPLGVYSLVVFVPAIVDGVRSVPQETLDAATAMGLGPVRRYLQVQLPIAVPAIIAGLRVATVSSISLVSVGMLIGNQGALGNLLNDGQIYHQPRLIWLSVITTAVLAIVVDAVLVGVRLLLTPWMPRGTRKARPAEDRPEPAELALEDAAR; encoded by the coding sequence ATGAACGACTGGTTCCGCATCCCCAGCGACCTCCAGAACAGCTACCTCGGTCTGATCGGCCTGCACCTGCGCGAGGCCGTCATCCCCGTCCTCGTCGGCCTGGTGGTCGCGCTGCCCATCGCCCAACTCTGCGTGCGGCTGCGCTGGTTGTACCCGCCGGTGCTCTGGGTGACGACCGTGCTCTACGCGATCCCCTCGCTGGCGTTCTTCGTCGTCCTCATCGACTACACCGGCCAGACCGAGACCACCGTGATGATCCCGCTCGGCGTCTACAGCCTCGTGGTGTTCGTCCCGGCGATCGTGGACGGCGTCCGTTCCGTGCCCCAGGAGACCCTGGACGCGGCCACCGCGATGGGCCTCGGGCCCGTACGCCGGTATCTCCAGGTGCAGTTGCCGATCGCCGTGCCGGCGATCATCGCCGGTCTGCGGGTGGCGACCGTGTCCAGCATCTCCCTCGTCAGCGTCGGCATGCTGATCGGCAACCAGGGCGCCCTGGGCAACCTGCTCAACGACGGTCAGATCTACCACCAGCCGCGGCTGATCTGGCTCTCCGTGATCACCACGGCCGTCCTCGCCATCGTCGTGGACGCCGTCCTGGTCGGCGTACGCCTGCTCCTCACGCCCTGGATGCCGCGCGGCACCCGCAAGGCCCGCCCCGCCGAGGACCGGCCGGAACCGGCCGAACTCGCACTGGAGGACGCAGCCCGGTGA
- a CDS encoding glycoside hydrolase family 43 protein produces the protein MAVPPLPHPSRRLFLGMAATVPLAATGALTLGAGSARAATNSAYVMCYFTESPTFLGANYGLHLAVSPDGLEWTPLNQNAPVATPTAGSLGLRDPFILRKQDGTFVVLATDLNGTDWSYVSQYIHVWDSTDLRTFTGYRRMKVHDLDTHAWAPESFWDAGRGQYGVIYSAVNDSGHNVIMVNYTSDFVTAGDPQVFFDPGYDVIDGDLAVGVNGVNYLYFKKSSTLVGAKSTSLDPGSFTEFSTAVSHNGTEAPTLVKSLASSSTWYLWGDTWDPNGVFYAWQTSSLAAGTWTAVDQKRYTQPLNSKHCGIQPITTAEYNNLIAKWGTPAWNRLKSYNYPARYVRHSNFVGRIDEYAFDPYTDSQWTLVPGLADSAGVSFQSVNYPTRYLRHYDYALQLDVNDGTSTFAGDATFYRTAGLADSSWASFRSYNNPTRYIRHSDYVLRIDPISTATDQQDATFRVGY, from the coding sequence ATGGCCGTCCCTCCTCTCCCCCACCCGTCCCGCCGTCTCTTCCTCGGCATGGCCGCGACCGTCCCCCTCGCGGCCACCGGCGCGCTCACGCTCGGCGCGGGCAGCGCGCGGGCCGCCACCAACTCGGCTTACGTCATGTGCTACTTCACCGAGTCGCCGACGTTCCTGGGCGCCAACTACGGCCTGCACCTGGCCGTCAGCCCGGACGGTCTGGAGTGGACCCCGCTCAACCAGAACGCCCCCGTCGCCACCCCCACCGCGGGCTCCCTCGGCCTGCGCGACCCGTTCATCCTGCGCAAGCAGGACGGCACGTTCGTGGTCCTCGCGACCGACCTCAACGGCACCGACTGGTCGTACGTCAGCCAGTACATCCACGTCTGGGACTCCACCGACCTGCGTACCTTCACCGGCTACCGGCGGATGAAGGTGCACGACCTGGACACCCACGCCTGGGCGCCGGAGTCGTTCTGGGACGCGGGGCGCGGGCAGTACGGGGTGATCTACTCGGCCGTGAACGACAGCGGGCACAACGTCATCATGGTCAACTACACGAGTGATTTCGTGACCGCCGGTGATCCGCAGGTGTTCTTCGACCCCGGGTACGACGTCATCGACGGTGATCTCGCCGTGGGTGTGAACGGGGTCAACTACCTCTACTTCAAGAAGAGTTCGACGCTGGTCGGCGCGAAGTCCACATCACTGGACCCGGGTAGTTTCACCGAGTTCAGCACGGCGGTCTCGCACAACGGCACCGAGGCGCCGACGCTGGTCAAGTCCCTTGCGTCCAGCTCGACTTGGTACCTCTGGGGTGACACCTGGGACCCGAACGGCGTCTTCTACGCCTGGCAGACCAGCAGCCTCGCCGCGGGCACCTGGACCGCCGTGGACCAGAAGCGCTACACGCAGCCGCTCAACTCCAAGCACTGCGGCATCCAGCCGATCACCACGGCCGAGTACAACAACCTCATCGCCAAGTGGGGCACCCCGGCCTGGAACCGGCTCAAGTCCTACAACTACCCGGCCCGTTACGTCCGCCACTCGAATTTCGTCGGGCGGATCGACGAGTACGCCTTCGACCCGTACACCGACTCGCAGTGGACCCTGGTCCCGGGTCTCGCGGACAGCGCCGGGGTGTCCTTCCAGTCGGTCAACTACCCGACCCGCTACCTGCGGCACTACGACTACGCGCTCCAACTCGACGTGAACGACGGCACGTCGACGTTCGCCGGGGACGCCACGTTCTACCGGACCGCGGGGCTCGCCGACTCCTCCTGGGCGTCCTTCCGGTCGTACAACAATCCGACGCGCTACATCCGGCATTCCGACTACGTCCTGCGGATCGACCCGATCTCGACGGCCACGGATCAGCAGGACGCGACGTTCCGCGTCGGGTACTGA
- a CDS encoding GTP-binding protein, translating to MTSTEPVARGAAAQTVVRPPLPVKMVVAGGFGVGKTTTVGAISEIEPLTTEAAITEVAAGVDDLSLTPRKTTTTVAMDFGCITIDPTLKLYLFGTPGQDRFGFMWDDIVEGAVGGLVIVDSRRLDDCYAAVDYFEHKQIPFAVALNAFDGKIEHSLDEVRWALDVNERVPVLAFDARERGSVRDALLVVLELALARTEN from the coding sequence GTGACATCGACTGAACCGGTCGCCCGCGGTGCGGCTGCGCAGACCGTCGTACGACCGCCGCTGCCGGTGAAGATGGTCGTCGCGGGTGGCTTCGGCGTGGGCAAGACCACCACCGTGGGCGCGATCTCCGAGATCGAGCCGCTCACCACCGAGGCCGCCATCACCGAGGTCGCGGCGGGCGTGGACGACCTGTCCCTGACCCCGCGCAAGACCACCACCACGGTCGCGATGGACTTCGGCTGCATCACCATCGACCCGACGCTGAAGCTGTACCTGTTCGGTACGCCCGGGCAGGACCGGTTCGGCTTCATGTGGGACGACATCGTGGAGGGCGCGGTCGGCGGTCTCGTCATCGTCGACTCCCGGCGCCTCGACGACTGCTACGCGGCGGTCGACTACTTCGAGCACAAGCAGATCCCGTTCGCGGTCGCCCTCAACGCCTTCGACGGCAAGATCGAGCACTCGCTGGACGAGGTCCGCTGGGCGCTGGACGTCAACGAGCGCGTCCCGGTCCTCGCGTTCGACGCGCGCGAGCGCGGTTCGGTGCGGGACGCGCTGCTGGTCGTGCTGGAGTTGGCGCTGGCGCGCACGGAGAACTGA
- a CDS encoding DUF742 domain-containing protein — protein MPDGRTPSGAGADGATPPGRDPVRTPSAVRPFLVTAGRVAGADAATSGRPIPVETQVVATASGLEVLDRLSFEQHDIVAACRQPQSLAEIAARLRLHLNVVRVLAEDLRAAGQLTVHVPNSDITHDATVLRRVIDGLRAIPNSRGVLRDID, from the coding sequence ATGCCCGACGGCCGCACTCCGAGCGGTGCCGGCGCGGACGGGGCCACACCCCCGGGTCGCGATCCGGTGCGCACGCCTTCCGCCGTACGGCCGTTCCTGGTCACCGCGGGCCGGGTGGCGGGCGCGGACGCCGCCACCTCCGGGCGGCCGATACCGGTCGAGACCCAGGTGGTGGCCACGGCCTCCGGTCTTGAGGTGCTCGACCGGCTCTCCTTCGAGCAGCACGACATCGTCGCCGCCTGCCGGCAGCCGCAGTCCCTCGCGGAGATCGCGGCCCGGCTGCGGCTGCATCTGAACGTGGTGCGGGTCCTCGCCGAGGACCTGCGTGCCGCCGGGCAGTTGACGGTGCACGTGCCCAACTCCGACATCACCCATGACGCAACCGTCCTGCGAAGGGTCATCGATGGCCTCCGCGCCATCCCCAACTCCCGGGGAGTACTCCGTGACATCGACTGA
- a CDS encoding ABC transporter substrate-binding protein, translated as MTSKAKNSWSSTRYPGAAAIALAATAALVTGCGSSSDSKSDDPLSGGKAGGDTVVVGSNNFAESILIADIYGEALKAKGVKVTYKPNIGSRETTYGLLKNGTISVLPEYNGALLAYLDPKATPATLAATTAAINAKLDSKLTLLDPAAAEDKDTVTLNAETAKKYSLTSDSSIADLKSIAKDLVIGASPEFQTRQQGLVGLKSVYGLEFKSFKALDAGGPLTAAALKKNTVQAADLFSTDPTIVKEKHVTLQDPKRLFGFENVQPLVYKSGLSAAGVAALNAVSAKLDTVTLLDLDTQVQSQNKDPLDVAKAWLKTAGLS; from the coding sequence GTGACTTCTAAAGCGAAGAACAGCTGGTCCAGTACTAGGTACCCCGGCGCGGCCGCCATCGCGCTCGCCGCGACGGCTGCGCTTGTCACGGGATGTGGTTCGTCCTCCGACAGCAAGTCCGACGACCCGCTCTCGGGCGGCAAGGCCGGCGGTGACACGGTCGTCGTCGGTTCCAACAACTTCGCCGAGAGCATCCTGATCGCCGACATCTACGGCGAGGCCCTCAAGGCCAAGGGCGTCAAGGTCACTTACAAGCCGAACATCGGCAGCCGCGAGACGACCTACGGCCTGCTCAAGAACGGCACGATATCCGTGCTGCCCGAGTACAACGGCGCGCTGCTGGCCTACCTCGACCCGAAGGCCACCCCGGCGACCCTCGCGGCGACCACGGCCGCGATCAACGCCAAGCTGGACTCCAAGCTGACGCTGCTGGACCCGGCGGCCGCGGAGGACAAGGACACGGTCACGCTCAACGCGGAGACCGCGAAGAAGTACAGCCTCACGTCCGACTCCTCCATCGCGGACCTCAAGTCCATCGCGAAGGACCTGGTCATCGGCGCCTCGCCGGAGTTCCAGACCCGCCAGCAGGGCCTGGTGGGCCTGAAGTCGGTCTACGGCCTGGAGTTCAAGTCCTTCAAGGCGCTGGACGCGGGCGGCCCGCTGACGGCGGCCGCGCTGAAGAAGAACACGGTGCAGGCGGCCGACCTCTTCAGCACGGACCCGACCATCGTCAAGGAGAAGCACGTCACGCTCCAGGACCCGAAGAGGCTCTTCGGCTTCGAGAACGTGCAGCCCCTCGTCTACAAGAGCGGCCTCTCCGCGGCCGGCGTCGCCGCCCTCAACGCGGTCTCCGCGAAGCTCGACACGGTGACCCTGCTGGACCTCGACACCCAGGTCCAGTCCCAGAACAAGGACCCGCTGGACGTGGCGAAGGCGTGGCTGAAGACGGCCGGCCTGAGCTGA
- a CDS encoding roadblock/LC7 domain-containing protein, giving the protein MSTSTGDTPTGGTTPADLQAAAADFNWLLNRFATETAGVVDAIAVSSDGLLIAVAELREHAHSERLGAIVSGITSLAAGASGNYGLGGLNKVIIDLEGGHVLVSAIGSGAVLGVVTDKEAKLGNIAYEMTLFANRAGSALNPQLVLQLKNSVGAASAR; this is encoded by the coding sequence GTGAGTACGTCGACAGGTGACACTCCCACGGGGGGCACCACGCCGGCCGATCTGCAGGCAGCCGCGGCCGATTTCAACTGGCTGCTCAACCGTTTCGCGACGGAGACCGCGGGTGTCGTCGACGCCATCGCGGTGTCGTCCGACGGCCTGCTGATCGCCGTGGCCGAACTGCGTGAACACGCTCACTCGGAGCGGCTCGGGGCCATCGTCTCCGGCATCACCAGCCTCGCCGCCGGAGCCTCAGGCAACTACGGTCTCGGCGGCCTGAACAAGGTCATCATCGACCTGGAGGGCGGCCACGTCCTCGTCTCCGCGATCGGCAGCGGCGCCGTCCTCGGCGTCGTCACCGACAAGGAGGCCAAGCTCGGCAACATCGCCTACGAGATGACGCTGTTCGCCAACCGTGCCGGTTCCGCGCTCAACCCCCAGCTGGTGCTCCAGCTGAAGAACAGCGTCGGCGCCGCTTCGGCTCGGTGA